A DNA window from Negativicoccus succinicivorans contains the following coding sequences:
- a CDS encoding helix-turn-helix domain-containing protein translates to KLKNLFKEKYGQSITEYTQRKRMNVAETLLLNTELPIKEIAESVGYTSHSKFSIYYKRYKGKLPSEVRNLACEHLNLKCDCCN, encoded by the coding sequence AAATTAAAAAATTTGTTCAAAGAAAAATATGGTCAAAGCATTACAGAATACACCCAAAGAAAAAGAATGAATGTAGCTGAAACTCTTCTCTTAAATACCGAACTACCTATAAAGGAAATTGCAGAATCTGTCGGATACACATCCCATAGCAAATTTTCCATTTATTACAAAAGATATAAGGGAAAACTTCCTAGTGAAGTCCGTAATCTAGCTTGCGAACATCTCAATTTAAAATGCGATTGCTGTAATTAA